From a single Hippopotamus amphibius kiboko isolate mHipAmp2 chromosome X, mHipAmp2.hap2, whole genome shotgun sequence genomic region:
- the LOC130842193 gene encoding ER membrane protein complex subunit 6-like — protein MAAVAAKREGQPFISEVAVRGNTAVLDYCRTSVSALSGATAGILGLTGLYGFIFYLLASVLLSVLLILKAGRRWNKYFKSRRPLFTGGLIGGLFTYVLFWTFLYGMVHVC, from the coding sequence ATGGCCGCTGTGGCGGCCAAGCGGGAAGGGCAGCCGTTCATCAGCGAGGTGGCTGTGCGGGGCAACACCGCCGTCCTGGATTACTGCCGGACCTCGGTGTCGGCGCTGTCGGGGGCCACGGCCGGCATCCTCGGCCTCACCGGCCTCTACGGCTTCATCTTCTACCTGCTCGCCTCCGTCCTGCTCTCCGTGCTCTTAATTCTCAAGGCGGGAAGGAGGTGGAACAAGTATTTTAAGTCGCGGAGACCTCTCTTTACGGGAGGCCTTATCGGAGGCCTCTTCACCTACGTCCTTTTCTGGACATTCCTCTACGGCATGGTGCACGTCTGCTGA